In Deinococcus sedimenti, a single genomic region encodes these proteins:
- a CDS encoding HAD family hydrolase — translation MSSHSPLRAVLFDRDDTIAFTDPGVYREAALWGQETFGIDARTFGGALREQWNRRALDWWDLRTQAQEDAFWQAYGDELAGILNLTQEQTAQLMARWPYEAYMKAVPNARDVISALRARGLKVGVLSNTLPSIDRTLRAVGLDDLVDAAVASCSVGVHKPDAGAYWHAAEALGVPPTGVLFVDDKIENVEAARALGMHALLIDLQGEHPDAIHDLAQVLGVVDGLVAAC, via the coding sequence ATGTCCAGTCACTCTCCCCTGCGCGCCGTCCTGTTCGACCGGGATGACACCATCGCCTTCACCGATCCCGGCGTGTACCGCGAGGCGGCCCTGTGGGGGCAGGAGACTTTCGGCATCGACGCCCGCACCTTCGGCGGCGCGCTGCGCGAGCAGTGGAACCGCCGCGCGCTGGACTGGTGGGACCTGCGCACCCAGGCGCAGGAAGACGCCTTCTGGCAGGCGTACGGGGACGAACTCGCGGGCATCCTGAACCTCACTCAGGAGCAGACGGCGCAGCTGATGGCCCGCTGGCCGTACGAGGCGTACATGAAAGCCGTCCCGAACGCGCGTGACGTCATCAGTGCCCTGCGGGCCCGCGGCCTGAAGGTGGGCGTGCTCAGCAATACGCTGCCCAGCATCGACCGGACGCTCCGCGCCGTGGGTCTGGACGATCTGGTGGACGCCGCGGTCGCCTCGTGCTCGGTCGGGGTGCACAAACCGGATGCCGGGGCGTACTGGCACGCGGCCGAGGCACTGGGCGTGCCGCCGACCGGGGTACTGTTCGTGGACGACAAGATCGAGAATGTCGAGGCGGCCCGCGCGCTCGGCATGCACGCCCTGCTGATCGACCTGCAGGGTGAGCACCCGGACGCGATTCATGATCTGGCGCAGGTGCTGGGCGTGGTGGACGGACTGGTCGCCGCATGCTGA
- a CDS encoding dipeptidase yields the protein MLIDGHLDLAFNALNGRDLTLQLEALRAADPVAGETATVTLPELRAAGVRVCFGTLFALPHGAGSPGGYGDHAGARAQALAQLDVYHRWEDAGLIRLLRTREAVSAHLQDHGAPTGVVLLMEGADPVRDAADLPFWVDRGVRVIGPAWGRTRYAGGTDAPGPLTPQGHELVQAMRDLNVTLDASHLDDASFWEAMEVAPQVIATHANSRTLVPGNRHLTDDMARAVAQSGGMIGLVFLNRFIRPLPEGSLDRVPLSELAAHARHYAALVGWEHVALGTDLDGGFGAEKTPAGVDRYAEVPAFLDELPQEAREGVAWGNWARWLTHRL from the coding sequence ATGCTGATCGACGGGCACCTCGACCTGGCGTTCAACGCACTGAACGGCCGGGACCTGACCCTTCAGCTGGAGGCCCTGCGTGCCGCCGATCCCGTCGCAGGCGAGACGGCCACCGTGACCCTCCCGGAACTGCGGGCGGCGGGTGTGCGCGTCTGCTTCGGGACGCTGTTCGCCCTGCCTCACGGGGCGGGCAGTCCAGGCGGGTACGGCGACCACGCGGGCGCGCGGGCGCAGGCGCTGGCGCAGCTGGATGTTTACCACCGCTGGGAGGACGCCGGCCTGATCCGGCTGCTGCGGACCCGGGAGGCGGTCAGCGCGCACCTTCAGGATCACGGCGCGCCGACGGGGGTCGTGCTGCTCATGGAGGGCGCCGATCCGGTGCGGGACGCGGCGGACCTGCCGTTCTGGGTCGACCGGGGCGTGCGCGTCATCGGCCCGGCCTGGGGACGCACCCGCTACGCCGGAGGGACGGACGCACCGGGACCCCTGACGCCGCAGGGGCACGAGCTGGTGCAGGCCATGCGGGACCTGAACGTGACGCTGGATGCCTCTCACCTGGATGACGCGTCGTTCTGGGAGGCGATGGAGGTCGCGCCGCAGGTGATCGCCACCCACGCGAACAGCCGCACGTTGGTGCCCGGCAACCGCCACCTGACCGACGACATGGCCCGCGCGGTGGCGCAGTCCGGCGGGATGATCGGGCTGGTGTTCCTGAACCGCTTCATCCGCCCGCTGCCCGAGGGCAGCCTGGACCGGGTGCCCCTCTCGGAACTGGCCGCGCACGCCCGGCACTACGCGGCGCTGGTCGGCTGGGAGCACGTGGCCCTCGGCACGGACCTGGACGGTGGCTTCGGCGCGGAGAAGACCCCGGCGGGCGTGGACCGCTACGCCGAGGTGCCTGCCTTTCTGGACGAACTGCCCCAGGAGGCCCGGGAGGGCGTGGCGTGGGGGAACTGGGCGCGCTGGCTCACGCACCGCCTGTAA
- a CDS encoding Gfo/Idh/MocA family protein, whose protein sequence is MTLRVAIVGAGNRGGDVYARLLTGHGAQVTHVVDPRAARLQEVATRHAVPPERQYRDPDAFFALGRVADAVVIATPDDQHVTPCLQALALGYDVLLEKPVCLTEPELDLLQAAEATSSGRVTVCHVLRAAPFFREVRRVLDSGALGTLIGIQHAENVAHWHYAHSYVRGNWRASPPAAPFLLAKSCHDLDLLRAFAGSPPERVTSEGALHHFRPEHAPPGATDRCVTCPVQGCPSDARLIYLTRDPHAWPVTVLTAGGISLQDALEQGPYGECVYLGKNDVVDHQAVTIHFQNGVTAQLTVSAFTHNNTRTLKLLGTHGELRGHMDRHELELHDFRTGHSQRWTVEASGNHGGGDDGLIQAWLSSLRGETPPPTPLSESLDSHRMAFAAERARQRGTVEEIC, encoded by the coding sequence ATGACCCTCCGCGTGGCGATCGTCGGGGCGGGCAACCGCGGCGGGGACGTGTACGCCCGCCTCCTCACGGGGCACGGCGCGCAGGTCACGCACGTCGTGGACCCCCGCGCGGCCCGCCTGCAGGAGGTCGCCACCCGCCACGCCGTCCCACCCGAACGGCAGTACCGCGACCCGGACGCGTTCTTCGCGCTGGGCCGCGTGGCAGACGCCGTCGTGATCGCCACGCCCGACGATCAGCACGTCACGCCGTGCCTGCAGGCGCTCGCGCTGGGCTACGACGTGCTGCTGGAAAAACCAGTCTGCCTGACCGAACCCGAACTCGACCTCCTCCAGGCGGCCGAGGCCACCAGCAGCGGGCGGGTCACGGTCTGCCACGTCCTGCGCGCCGCGCCCTTCTTCCGGGAGGTGCGGCGCGTGCTGGACAGCGGCGCCCTGGGCACCCTGATCGGCATTCAGCATGCGGAGAACGTCGCCCACTGGCACTACGCGCACTCCTACGTGCGCGGCAACTGGCGCGCGTCCCCGCCCGCCGCGCCGTTCCTGCTCGCCAAGAGCTGCCACGACCTCGACCTGCTGCGCGCCTTCGCCGGAAGTCCGCCCGAACGCGTGACCAGCGAGGGCGCCCTGCACCACTTCCGACCCGAACACGCCCCACCCGGCGCGACCGACCGCTGCGTCACCTGCCCCGTCCAAGGCTGCCCGTCCGACGCCCGGCTCATCTACCTCACCCGCGACCCGCACGCGTGGCCCGTCACGGTCCTCACCGCCGGGGGCATCAGCCTCCAGGACGCCCTCGAACAAGGCCCGTACGGCGAATGCGTATACCTCGGGAAAAACGACGTCGTGGACCACCAGGCCGTCACCATCCACTTCCAGAATGGCGTCACCGCGCAACTCACCGTCAGCGCGTTCACGCACAACAACACCCGCACCCTGAAACTCCTCGGGACGCACGGCGAACTGCGCGGCCACATGGACCGCCACGAACTCGAACTCCACGACTTCCGCACCGGCCACAGCCAGCGCTGGACCGTCGAGGCGAGTGGAAACCATGGCGGCGGCGACGACGGCCTCATCCAGGCGTGGCTCTCCAGCCTGCGCGGCGAAACACCCCCACCCACTCCCCTGTCAGAATCCCTGGACTCCCACCGCATGGCCTTCGCGGCAGAACGCGCCCGGCAACGCGGGACGGTGGAGGAGATCTGCTGA
- a CDS encoding C40 family peptidase: MTTTPDPRTHAHDPRMRIAEDALRGHLTEPGWRFVAPTAAHAARRLSLRAEPDAHTAQVTEALPGEPLELLWENADGWAYVRTTHDQYLGWTRADGVQIRPWSPDLTVTARRAHAYAGPKISCPIQAELAFGARIIRAPGDAVTEHHRRWVPVHLPDGTDAWVQETILTPPQDDLLTFAVGFLDTPYVWGGRSAWGLDCSGLTQIVYGAFGRDLPRDADQQQGALTPVTDAQPGDLAFFPGHVGLMLGEQRMLHANATHMRVTIETLGEGEYGTRLQADLSGFGRWPQ; the protein is encoded by the coding sequence GTGACGACCACCCCCGACCCCCGCACGCACGCCCACGACCCCCGCATGCGGATCGCTGAGGACGCCCTGCGAGGCCACCTCACCGAACCCGGCTGGCGATTCGTCGCCCCCACCGCCGCCCACGCTGCCCGCCGCCTGAGCCTGCGCGCCGAACCGGACGCCCACACCGCCCAGGTCACCGAGGCGCTGCCCGGCGAGCCCCTGGAACTCCTGTGGGAGAACGCCGACGGCTGGGCCTACGTCCGCACCACCCACGACCAGTACCTCGGCTGGACCCGCGCCGACGGCGTGCAGATCCGCCCCTGGTCGCCCGACCTGACCGTCACCGCCCGCCGCGCCCACGCGTACGCCGGGCCGAAGATCAGCTGCCCCATCCAGGCGGAACTGGCCTTCGGCGCGCGAATCATCCGCGCGCCCGGCGACGCCGTCACCGAGCACCACCGCCGCTGGGTACCCGTGCACCTCCCCGACGGCACCGACGCCTGGGTGCAGGAAACAATCCTCACGCCGCCACAGGACGACCTTCTCACCTTCGCCGTGGGCTTTCTCGACACGCCCTACGTGTGGGGAGGACGCAGCGCCTGGGGGCTGGACTGCTCCGGGCTGACGCAGATCGTGTACGGCGCGTTCGGCCGAGACCTCCCACGGGACGCCGACCAGCAGCAGGGCGCCCTGACCCCCGTGACCGACGCGCAGCCGGGCGACCTCGCGTTCTTCCCCGGTCACGTCGGCCTGATGCTCGGCGAACAGCGGATGCTGCACGCCAACGCCACCCACATGCGCGTGACCATCGAGACGCTCGGCGAGGGCGAGTACGGCACGCGCCTCCAGGCGGACCTCAGCGGCTTCGGACGGTGGCCCCAGTGA
- a CDS encoding dipeptide epimerase, translating into MTGPSITWETLDLHTAQPFGIARWTHSVYPRTLVTLTYDGVTGRGEAAPNAFYGETRGTVEAVLPILADAVQDPWDWDGLHARLSARMPYDHPSVKCALEMAAVEWCAARAGVPVWQLLGLSPAPLPESSYTVSIADLDDMRRQAREAAARGHGVLKVKLGTDRDEAILTALREEAPHVRLRVDANAAWTRTQARRMLGVLDAADVEFVEQPLAAGDLDGHAALRAVSGVPIVADESLHHVGDVIALARAFDGVNLKLAKLGGPLQALRALRLARAHGMSVMMGCMIESSLGIAAAAHLAGACDWADLDGALLLADDPFTGLDWQAGHLARPAGSGWGVERRTP; encoded by the coding sequence GTGACCGGACCCTCGATCACCTGGGAGACACTGGACCTGCACACCGCGCAACCCTTCGGTATCGCCCGCTGGACGCACAGCGTCTACCCGCGCACCCTCGTCACCCTGACCTACGATGGCGTGACCGGACGCGGCGAGGCCGCCCCGAACGCCTTCTATGGCGAGACGCGCGGCACCGTCGAGGCCGTCCTGCCCATCCTGGCCGACGCGGTGCAGGACCCCTGGGACTGGGACGGACTGCACGCCCGCCTCTCGGCCCGCATGCCGTACGACCACCCCAGCGTGAAGTGCGCGCTGGAGATGGCGGCCGTCGAGTGGTGCGCCGCGCGGGCCGGGGTGCCCGTGTGGCAGCTGCTCGGCCTGAGCCCCGCGCCCCTCCCCGAGAGCAGCTACACCGTCAGCATCGCCGACCTGGACGACATGCGCCGCCAGGCACGCGAGGCCGCCGCACGCGGGCACGGCGTGCTGAAGGTGAAGCTGGGCACCGACCGCGACGAGGCGATTCTCACCGCGCTGCGCGAGGAAGCCCCGCACGTCCGCCTGCGCGTGGACGCCAACGCCGCCTGGACCCGCACCCAGGCCCGCCGCATGCTGGGCGTGCTGGACGCCGCCGACGTGGAGTTTGTCGAGCAGCCCCTCGCCGCCGGGGACCTGGACGGGCACGCCGCGCTGCGCGCCGTCTCCGGCGTGCCCATCGTCGCGGACGAGAGCCTGCACCATGTCGGCGACGTCATCGCCCTGGCCCGCGCGTTCGACGGCGTGAACCTGAAGCTCGCCAAGCTCGGCGGACCCCTCCAGGCGCTACGGGCGCTGCGGCTGGCGCGCGCGCACGGGATGTCCGTCATGATGGGCTGCATGATCGAGAGCAGCCTCGGCATCGCTGCCGCCGCGCACCTCGCGGGCGCGTGCGACTGGGCCGACCTGGACGGCGCGCTGCTCCTCGCGGACGACCCGTTCACCGGCCTGGACTGGCAGGCCGGGCACCTCGCGCGGCCAGCGGGCAGCGGCTGGGGCGTGGAGCGGCGCACCCCATGA
- a CDS encoding sugar ABC transporter substrate-binding protein, producing MNRRLRLIALVLTLTGSAQAATLTVWTHFNDAAETKWLKGQINTYSKLSGNTVNLVNVPLDKIVDQLLKTAKQGKGPDVIVTLPQDRIGQLAQAGVIEPLTTTSRRSEFDQTTVRALTVSGKLYGLPMFAESVALVYNKKLVPTAPTTWADFLRVAKRNTDASAGRYGFLTDLSNAYMNYGFFSAYGSYVFGGTSTLDVRDIGLNNSGGSKALAFMNDLRFKDKLVPAGMTGDKIKSAFLKGQAAMIVTGPWDMGDIKKAGINYGIAAFPTPPGATGKWSPFVGVQGVVLNAYGTQKPEALAFAEGLVTSVAQLSFNQAGGRIPVNLGVRIRLSSNPIVAGFGRVISSGTPMPNVPEMGQVWGPWSSAVDASVQKPAQNYASLLDTAVKTMQKTIK from the coding sequence ATGAACCGACGTCTCCGACTGATCGCCCTTGTCCTCACCCTCACCGGCAGTGCCCAGGCCGCCACGCTGACCGTCTGGACCCACTTCAACGACGCCGCCGAGACCAAATGGCTCAAAGGGCAGATCAACACCTACAGCAAACTCAGCGGCAACACGGTCAACCTCGTCAACGTTCCCCTCGACAAAATCGTCGACCAGCTCCTGAAAACCGCCAAGCAGGGCAAGGGACCGGACGTGATCGTCACGCTCCCGCAGGACCGCATCGGGCAGCTCGCCCAGGCTGGTGTCATCGAACCCCTGACCACCACCTCACGCCGCAGCGAATTCGACCAGACCACCGTCCGCGCCCTGACCGTCAGCGGCAAACTGTACGGCCTGCCCATGTTCGCCGAGTCCGTGGCGCTGGTCTACAACAAGAAACTCGTGCCGACCGCCCCCACCACCTGGGCAGACTTCCTGCGCGTCGCGAAGAGGAACACCGACGCCAGCGCCGGTCGCTACGGGTTCCTGACCGACCTGAGCAACGCCTACATGAACTACGGTTTCTTCAGCGCGTACGGCTCGTACGTGTTCGGCGGCACCAGCACCCTCGACGTGCGTGACATCGGCCTGAACAACAGCGGCGGCAGCAAGGCCCTGGCGTTCATGAACGACCTGCGCTTCAAGGACAAACTCGTCCCGGCCGGCATGACGGGCGACAAGATCAAGTCCGCCTTCCTGAAAGGTCAGGCGGCCATGATCGTCACCGGACCCTGGGACATGGGGGACATCAAGAAGGCCGGGATCAACTACGGCATCGCCGCGTTCCCCACTCCTCCCGGTGCGACCGGCAAATGGAGCCCGTTCGTGGGCGTGCAGGGCGTCGTGCTGAACGCCTACGGCACCCAGAAACCCGAGGCGCTGGCCTTCGCCGAGGGGCTCGTCACGAGCGTCGCGCAGCTGTCCTTCAATCAGGCCGGTGGGCGCATTCCCGTCAACCTGGGCGTCCGCATCCGGCTGTCCAGCAACCCCATCGTGGCCGGGTTCGGCCGCGTGATCAGCAGCGGCACCCCCATGCCCAACGTGCCCGAGATGGGTCAGGTGTGGGGCCCGTGGAGCAGCGCCGTGGACGCCAGCGTGCAGAAACCCGCCCAGAACTACGCGTCCCTGCTCGACACCGCCGTGAAAACCATGCAGAAAACCATCAAGTGA